One Aquarana catesbeiana isolate 2022-GZ linkage group LG11, ASM4218655v1, whole genome shotgun sequence genomic window carries:
- the LOC141112197 gene encoding uncharacterized protein: MPKCIAQTCANHSGKKSTAANISFFSFPKDNTLIKVWLEKSGMDPKMVDEFTKLIHEDLRGDKFRMCSVHFNNECFVMEGTKRKRKSDAIPTLFPQTATNKSSEENWERRLTKRARTEFMSAATSQSDSISNIMCKCQCHQTTKPKSVQHKEVGTQTGHFDFPSAESEESYIKIANQHFVILDHSYSLSEQETRNPPERCPLYSRDSTQEDHTISQHHQSGNLWDDNIDVKEEYKEEDEEYGVMEEFSEVHKDMMEPPNTRNPPERCPHPLYSRDSTQEDDTIPHHHQSGNLRDYNIVVKEEYKEEDEEYGVMEEFSKGHKDMMEPPNTRNPPERCPHPLFSWDSTQEDHIIPHCYKSGDPIDIEFEVKAEEEETYVRDDQQSMEEAGITRTFIEEDTPTEISTEDGREMRKTSEDCLTWSPDCKVEDEDITQYSPGENPATSNVHPAPHSVDGPSYSFYSEEFQTVRDGAVLPTYKRLSCMECGKSFRFESNLNVHIRSHTGEKPYSCSECGKCFTQKCALNRHQRSHTGQMPHSCPECGKCFSVKSSLYIHQRSHTGEKPYSCPECEKCYSAKYSLYIHQRSHTGEKPYSCSECGKCFSVKSHLFKHQRSHTGEKPYSCSECGKCFSAKARLFTHQRSHTGDKPYSCPECQKCFSQKCDLYKHQRSHTGEKLHSCPECGKCFSRKANLSTHQRSHTGEKPYSCPECGKCFSAKARLFTHQKSHTGQKLHSCPECGNCFSQKSHLYTHQRSHKGKKPYSCPE, encoded by the coding sequence ATGCCGAAGTGTATTGCACAAACTTGTGCCAACCACAGCGGTAAAAAAAGTACTGCTGCAAATATTTCTTTTTTCAGCTTTCCTAAAGATAACACTCTAATTAAAGTTTGGTTGGAAAAATCAGGAATGGACCCAAAAATGGTTGATGAGTTCACAAAACTTATACATGAAGATCTACGTGGAGATAAATTCCGAATGTGTTCGGTGCACTTCAATAATGAGTGCTTTGTTATGGAAGGTACAAAAAGAAAGCGGAAATCGGATGCGATACCAACGCTATTTCCACAAACTGCAACAAACAAATCttcagaagagaactgggaaaGAAGACTGACCAAAAGAGCAAGAACTGAATTCATGAGCGCGGCAACTTCACAATCAGATTCAATCAGCAATATAATGTGCAAATGCCAATGTCACCAAACAACAAAACCTAAAAGTGTGCAACATAAAGAAGTTGGTACACAAACTGGACATTTTGACTTTCCCTCAGCAGAGTCTGAGGAAAGTTATATTAAAATAGCAAACCAACATTTTGTGATTTTGGATCATTCGTATTCGCTTTCTGAACAAGaaaccaggaacccaccagagagatgtcctctgtattcccgggattccacacaggaagatcacaccatctctCAACATCATCAGAGTGGAAACCtctgggatgataatattgatgttaaagaagagtataaagaggaagatgaggagtatggagtgatggaggagttttcagaagtaCACaaagatatgatggagccacctaataccaggaacccaccagagagatgtcctcatcctctgtattcccgggattccacacaggaagatgacaccatccctcaccatcatcagagTGGAAATCTTagggattataatattgttgttaaagaggagtataaagaggaggatgaggagtatggagtgatggaggagttttcaaaaggacacaaggatatgatggagccacctaataccaggaacccaccagagagatgtccccatcctctgttttcctgggattccacacaggaagatcacatcatccctcactgttacaagagtggagatccaatcgatatagaatttgaggttaaagcagaagaagaagagacgtatgtgagagatgatcagcagtctatggaggaggctgGAATAAcgaggacatttatagaggaggacactcctacagagatcagcacagaagatggacgggagatgaggaaaacctcagaggattgtctcacttggtctccagactgtaaagtagaagatgaggacatcacacagtatagtccaggagaaaacccggctacctcaaatgtccatccagcaccacacagtgtagatggaccatcatatTCCTTTTATTCTGAGGAAtttcagactgtgagggatggtgccgtccttccaacataTAAGAGGCTTTCCTGTATGGAGTGTGGGAAGTCTTTCCGTTTTGAATCCAATCTtaatgtgcatataagatctcacacaggggagaagccatattcctgttctgagtgcggaaaatgttttacacagaagtgcgctcttaacagacatcagagatctcacacggggcagatgccgcattcctgtcctgagtgcgggaaatgtttttcagtgaagtccagcctttacatacatcagagatctcacacaggtgagaagccgtattcctgtcctgagtgcgagaaatgttatTCAGCGAAGTAcagtctttacatacatcagagatctcacacaggggagaagccgtattcctgttctgaatgcgggaaatgtttttcagtaaagtccCATCTtttcaaacatcagagatctcacacgggggagaagccgtattcctgttctgaatgcgggaaatgtttttcagcaaaGGCCCGtcttttcacacatcagagatctcacacaggggataagccgtattcctgtcctgagtgccagaaatgtttttcacagaagtgcgatctttacaaacatcagagatctcacacaggggagaagttacattcctgtcctgagtgcgggaaatgcttttcacggaaggccaatctttccacacatcagagatctcacacgggggagaagccgtattcctgtcctgagtgtggaaaatgtttttcagcaaAGGCCCGTCTTTtcacacatcagaaatctcacacggggcagaagctgcattcctgtcctgagtgcgggaattgtttttcacagaagtcccatctttacacacatcagagatctcacaaggggaagaagccatattcctgtcctgagtga